In Patescibacteria group bacterium, the DNA window ATGAAAGATAAGCTTTATTGGGGACTGGTAGTATTTTTGGTAGCTGCCATTGCGGGGGTTTTGGTGTTAGGATTAAAAGATAATAAAGCTCATATTGAAGAAAAACCGCTAACCGTGACTAATTCTGCGAACACGACCAATACTAATAACCAGCAGTTGAAAATTGAGGACTTAACTGTCGGGACGGGCAGTGCCGCGGAGAACGGAGATACCGTGACAGTAAATTATACCGGGACACTGACTGACGGAAAAAAGTTTGACAGCTCCTATGACCGCCACGAGCCGTTTAAGTTTAAACTGGGCGCGGGTGAAGTGATCCGAGGTTGGGACCAGGGGATTTTGGGAATGAAAGTCGGCGGCAAAAGGAGATTAACTATACCGCCGGAATTGGGCTATGGCTCAAGAGGTGCGGGTGCGGCCATTCCGCCAAATTCTACCCTGATTTTTGAAGTCGAGTTGCTGGATACCTCAAAAAAATAGTTAAAAGCCTAAAAGTTCTTCGACAAGGATAATTTTAATCCGGCCGGGCTTGATCTCATGATTAATAATTAAGATTTTGGCGACTTCACTGCCGACGCCGTAAGCTTTGTGGGCTCGGGCATCTTCTAGGGGAAGCGAATGCTCGTAAATTCGCTTAAAAGCCATGTCTAAATCAGCAACGATTTTTTGGGTTCCGACAACCCAGAGCACGTGATTGGCTCCATAGGCATAGGCGGGCAATTGGCTGCCGGTTTTGGAAGCAATCAAAACCTGGCCGTTTTCCGTAATGGCGTGAACCGAGCCGACGGCCCAGTCGGGGACAGAACCAAGATAGCCTTTTTCTTTAATAATTTTACGGACTGAATCATACCTGTCTGACTCGTTTAGTTCCTGTGACAGACCAATTGTTTCCAAAGTCATCGAAGTCATGGTCATAACCTGGGCGTTTTCGGGGATAATTTCCAAAGCCATTTTTTTGGCCTCGGTGCTGTCTCGGGCGATGATAGCTTCCATGCCATTGTTTTGCAGGGCCG includes these proteins:
- a CDS encoding lactate utilization protein is translated as MELSFTQLPEKKLINKAVTALQNNGMEAIIARDSTEAKKMALEIIPENAQVMTMTSMTLETIGLSQELNESDRYDSVRKIIKEKGYLGSVPDWAVGSVHAITENGQVLIASKTGSQLPAYAYGANHVLWVVGTQKIVADLDMAFKRIYEHSLPLEDARAHKAYGVGSEVAKILIINHEIKPGRIKIILVEELLGF
- a CDS encoding FKBP-type peptidyl-prolyl cis-trans isomerase, with the protein product MKIEDLTVGTGSAAENGDTVTVNYTGTLTDGKKFDSSYDRHEPFKFKLGAGEVIRGWDQGILGMKVGGKRRLTIPPELGYGSRGAGAAIPPNSTLIFEVELLDTSKK